The following proteins are co-located in the Bacillus pumilus genome:
- a CDS encoding tripartite tricarboxylate transporter substrate-binding protein, with product MKKGILLVIMICLCMSLTFNEKTAEHSFQQRSPLYIVVSGVPDGGFDQTAQVMKSVLEQEKLVKRPVNILYQRDGTVDKGWTYMMEQDANYISLNSSLLLSRNLLGSSNVTMNDVTPLAILAEEWQVVAVPVNSPFSNGKELLNTLKKKPDSLKIGFAPDFGNDDQISFARAAEMAGIDPYRIQFLKFDSADDLFQALIDHEVDAATTTITEVRHDYEKKRLKLIATTTNKRLEGFEDVPTWKEQGIPLIFSHWRGVMGPKQMNQHEIREWDQLLQKMTQTESWKKQLKQKGWTSRYMNSKEAKVFMEDQLRRYEQFIQGEKAVE from the coding sequence ATGAAAAAAGGAATACTTCTTGTCATCATGATCTGCCTTTGTATGTCGCTCACCTTTAATGAAAAAACAGCAGAACATTCTTTCCAGCAGCGCAGTCCATTATATATTGTGGTGTCAGGTGTGCCTGACGGTGGATTTGACCAAACGGCTCAGGTGATGAAATCAGTGCTTGAACAAGAGAAGCTGGTGAAACGGCCTGTGAATATCCTTTATCAAAGAGACGGAACGGTGGATAAAGGATGGACGTATATGATGGAGCAAGATGCCAATTATATTAGTTTAAATTCAAGCTTATTATTGAGCCGTAATTTGCTTGGCAGCAGTAACGTAACAATGAATGATGTAACACCACTCGCCATTCTTGCTGAAGAGTGGCAGGTCGTCGCAGTCCCTGTAAATTCTCCTTTCTCAAATGGAAAGGAACTGTTAAACACACTAAAGAAAAAACCAGATTCTTTAAAGATTGGTTTTGCCCCTGACTTTGGGAATGACGATCAAATCTCGTTCGCCCGGGCAGCAGAAATGGCAGGGATTGACCCTTACCGCATTCAATTTTTGAAATTTGACAGTGCAGATGATTTATTTCAGGCGCTCATTGACCATGAGGTGGATGCAGCAACGACTACTATTACAGAGGTGCGTCATGATTATGAAAAGAAGAGGCTAAAACTCATAGCGACCACAACCAATAAGCGATTAGAGGGCTTTGAAGATGTGCCTACATGGAAAGAGCAAGGAATCCCGCTCATCTTTTCTCATTGGCGCGGTGTCATGGGACCTAAGCAAATGAATCAGCACGAGATTCGTGAATGGGATCAGCTTCTTCAAAAAATGACGCAAACCGAGTCCTGGAAAAAGCAGTTAAAACAAAAAGGCTGGACAAGTCGTTATATGAACAGTAAAGAGGCAAAGGTCTTTATGGAAGATCAATTAAGGCGTTATGAGCAATTCATACAAGGAGAAAAAGCGGTCGAGTGA
- a CDS encoding citrate:proton symporter has protein sequence MLAILGFLMMIVFMVLIMTKRMSVLTALVLTPIAFALIAGFHFTEISDMIVKGVQQVAPTAVMIMFAILYFGIMIDAGLFDPMVAKILKIVKGDPLKIIVGTAVLTMLVALDGDGTTTYMITTTAMLPLFTLLGIRPIILAGIAGVGMGIMNTIPWGGATPRAASALGVDPSLLFGPMIPVIGAGVLSMMIVSYFLGKAERKRLGVIELDQPIHANEMAAALQDDIKRPKLWWFNLALTLLLVLLLVSGKVSLTVLFVLAFCVAIIVNYPNLDQQRERIAAHSTNVLAIASMIFAAGVFTGILTGTKMVDEMAISIVSAIPEQLGGFIPVIVALTSGIFTFFMPNDAYFYGVLPILSETAAAYGVDKIEIARASIIGQPIHMLSPLVPSTHLLVGLVGVSLDRHQKFGMKWAVLAVVAMTVMAVLIGAISIW, from the coding sequence GTGTTAGCAATCTTAGGATTTCTTATGATGATTGTATTTATGGTTTTGATTATGACGAAACGTATGTCTGTTCTAACGGCATTGGTATTAACACCAATTGCATTTGCTCTTATTGCAGGTTTTCATTTTACTGAAATTTCAGACATGATTGTCAAAGGTGTGCAGCAAGTCGCTCCGACAGCTGTCATGATTATGTTTGCCATTTTGTACTTCGGCATTATGATTGATGCGGGTTTATTTGATCCGATGGTGGCGAAAATCTTAAAAATCGTCAAAGGCGACCCATTAAAAATTATTGTCGGAACAGCTGTCCTGACCATGCTTGTCGCACTTGATGGTGACGGGACAACGACGTATATGATTACAACAACAGCGATGCTTCCGTTATTTACGCTGCTTGGCATCCGGCCGATTATTTTAGCAGGTATTGCGGGTGTTGGCATGGGGATTATGAATACGATTCCATGGGGCGGCGCAACACCTAGAGCGGCAAGTGCACTTGGCGTTGATCCATCACTTTTATTTGGCCCGATGATTCCAGTCATTGGCGCAGGGGTTTTGAGTATGATGATTGTCTCTTATTTTCTTGGAAAAGCCGAAAGAAAACGCCTTGGTGTGATTGAACTTGACCAGCCGATCCATGCAAATGAAATGGCAGCGGCACTGCAAGATGACATCAAACGCCCGAAACTTTGGTGGTTTAACCTGGCGCTTACTTTGTTATTGGTGCTATTGCTTGTGTCAGGAAAAGTCAGCCTAACCGTTCTATTTGTTCTTGCTTTCTGTGTGGCGATTATCGTGAACTATCCAAATTTAGATCAGCAGCGTGAGCGGATTGCGGCTCATTCAACAAACGTGTTAGCGATTGCTTCTATGATTTTTGCGGCAGGTGTTTTTACAGGTATTTTAACTGGGACGAAAATGGTCGATGAAATGGCGATTTCGATTGTATCTGCTATTCCAGAGCAGCTTGGCGGATTTATTCCAGTCATTGTCGCGTTAACAAGCGGGATATTTACTTTCTTTATGCCGAATGATGCATACTTTTATGGGGTACTGCCGATCCTATCAGAAACAGCGGCAGCATACGGTGTCGATAAAATTGAGATTGCCAGAGCGTCTATTATTGGTCAGCCGATTCATATGTTAAGTCCACTTGTTCCATCGACTCATTTACTTGTTGGACTTGTTGGGGTATCACTGGATCGTCATCAGAAATTTGGGATGAAATGGGCTGTGCTTGCGGTCGTCGCCATGACCGTCATGGCGGTTCTCATTGGAGCCATTTCCATTTGGTGA
- a CDS encoding M14 family metallopeptidase — protein MSKRKGTILFAAVCLITGSLSMMTPASANADTPYYGKSYEQPASVKKLYPEPDETFDTPAFQKKGDTFTTQEELQHFLRDIVRKSPYATQKQIGTSIDGRSIPALYFTKDRHISPLSKKPTIWLQAQIHGNEPASGESALVIAKRLAGEEGERVLNHVNIIIVPRINPDGSYAFDRRLANGMDGNRDHMTLESPELTALHQEFNRYAPEVVIDAHEYDVGQKQFEDVGSSGALKYHDLLILSGKNLNIPESIRLTSNELYVNGVRETLTNKGFSNDLYYTNTRGKDGKIDLYEGGTDARIGRNALALSPAISFLVESRGIGIGREDFARRVAAQVTTHEKIIETTVKHAKQVKQQMVTERLKLVKKGLQTNDDDQVVIQDDFKAPVNDSLEMVDIEKGQTIDVPVRFHSASDAVPVLTRERPTAYLILPGHEGVERKLRTLGLKSVTLPVGVKVPVQAYQVTQREEKSKTDIQLETRLVEKKRQLPKGTKVYLTAQPQTNLLSLALEPESKDSYMSSGFIASKAGDELPVYRFLLHQKTLGIK, from the coding sequence ATGTCCAAACGAAAAGGAACAATTCTTTTTGCTGCTGTATGCCTCATAACAGGCAGTTTGTCGATGATGACTCCAGCCTCAGCAAACGCAGACACCCCTTATTATGGAAAAAGTTATGAACAGCCAGCCTCAGTCAAAAAGCTATACCCTGAGCCTGACGAGACGTTCGACACACCTGCCTTTCAGAAAAAAGGAGACACATTTACGACTCAAGAAGAGCTTCAACATTTCTTACGTGACATTGTCCGCAAAAGTCCTTACGCCACGCAGAAACAGATTGGAACATCCATTGATGGCCGGTCTATTCCAGCTCTCTACTTTACAAAGGATCGTCACATCTCTCCACTTTCAAAAAAGCCAACGATCTGGCTTCAAGCACAAATACACGGAAATGAGCCAGCCTCCGGCGAATCTGCTCTTGTTATCGCGAAACGACTAGCAGGTGAAGAAGGAGAGCGTGTACTCAATCATGTCAATATCATCATCGTCCCAAGGATCAACCCAGATGGTTCATATGCCTTTGACCGCAGGCTTGCAAACGGAATGGACGGGAACCGTGATCATATGACATTAGAATCTCCAGAACTCACAGCCTTGCATCAAGAATTTAATCGTTATGCGCCAGAGGTGGTCATTGATGCCCATGAATACGATGTAGGCCAAAAGCAGTTTGAAGATGTTGGCTCATCAGGCGCCCTCAAATATCATGATTTACTCATTTTATCGGGTAAGAATTTGAACATTCCTGAAAGCATTCGTCTGACATCAAATGAGTTGTATGTGAACGGAGTTCGGGAAACGCTGACGAACAAAGGATTTTCTAATGACCTATATTATACAAACACAAGAGGGAAGGATGGAAAGATCGATCTCTATGAAGGCGGAACGGATGCACGAATTGGCCGAAATGCCCTTGCACTCTCGCCAGCTATATCATTTCTTGTAGAAAGCAGGGGGATTGGAATTGGAAGGGAGGACTTTGCCCGCCGCGTCGCAGCACAAGTCACCACTCATGAAAAAATCATTGAGACAACGGTGAAGCATGCCAAACAAGTCAAGCAGCAAATGGTGACGGAGCGGCTGAAACTGGTGAAAAAGGGTCTTCAAACAAACGATGACGATCAAGTGGTCATTCAAGATGATTTCAAAGCACCTGTGAACGATTCACTCGAAATGGTGGATATTGAGAAAGGACAGACCATCGATGTCCCTGTGCGTTTTCATAGTGCGAGCGATGCAGTTCCCGTATTGACAAGAGAGCGACCGACAGCTTATCTCATTCTCCCAGGTCATGAAGGGGTAGAGAGGAAGCTCAGAACATTAGGATTAAAAAGTGTCACATTGCCTGTTGGCGTGAAAGTGCCAGTACAAGCCTATCAGGTGACACAGCGAGAGGAAAAGAGCAAAACAGACATTCAGCTTGAAACAAGACTCGTTGAAAAGAAACGTCAGCTGCCAAAAGGAACCAAGGTGTATTTGACAGCACAGCCACAAACCAATTTGCTGTCACTTGCCCTTGAACCAGAATCAAAAGATAGCTATATGTCATCAGGGTTTATTGCTTCGAAAGCAGGCGATGAACTGCCAGTCTATCGTTTCTTGCTTCATCAGAAGACGTTAGGGATCAAATAA
- a CDS encoding phenolic acid decarboxylase has product MEQFVGLHMIYTYENGWEYEIYIKNDHTIDYRIHSGMVGGRWVRDQEVNIVKLTKGVYKVSWTEPTGTDVSLNFMPEEKRMHGVIFFPKWVHERPDITVCYQNDYIDLMKQSREKYETYPKYVVPEFADITYMNHAGVNDETIIAEAPYEGMTDEIRAGRK; this is encoded by the coding sequence ATGGAACAATTCGTTGGACTTCATATGATTTATACGTATGAAAATGGCTGGGAATATGAGATTTACATTAAAAACGATCACACCATTGATTACCGCATTCATAGCGGAATGGTCGGAGGCCGCTGGGTCCGTGATCAAGAAGTGAATATTGTGAAGCTGACAAAAGGCGTCTACAAAGTCTCCTGGACAGAACCAACGGGGACAGACGTTTCTCTGAACTTTATGCCTGAGGAAAAACGTATGCATGGCGTCATCTTCTTCCCAAAATGGGTGCATGAACGTCCAGATATCACGGTTTGCTATCAAAATGACTACATCGATCTCATGAAACAATCTCGTGAAAAATACGAAACATATCCGAAATATGTTGTTCCAGAATTCGCTGACATTACGTATATGAACCATGCAGGTGTAAATGACGAAACGATTATCGCAGAAGCACCGTACGAAGGCATGACAGATGAAATAAGAGCTGGGCGAAAATAG
- a CDS encoding PadR family transcriptional regulator, whose product MRVLKYAILGLLDQRELTGYDITKHFKDSLGQFWSAKHSQIYPELKRLTEEGFIEFDIHIQGKKLEKKVYQITEAGKTDLHKWLRTKDPIPETSKDEFMLKTFFISSMDKKEAADLFSYQLLERTKKVDMLKQKLNALTEEDPSTQSLHSAQFGHYLVLTRAIEREKGYVHWLQKTLELINSSTV is encoded by the coding sequence ATGAGAGTACTGAAATATGCCATTCTTGGCTTACTAGATCAGCGTGAGCTGACAGGATATGATATCACAAAACACTTTAAGGATTCCCTTGGACAGTTTTGGAGTGCCAAGCACAGCCAAATCTACCCCGAGCTGAAGCGTTTAACGGAAGAAGGGTTTATTGAATTTGATATTCATATACAAGGAAAGAAGCTGGAGAAGAAGGTTTATCAAATCACAGAAGCAGGAAAAACGGACTTGCATAAGTGGCTAAGGACAAAAGACCCGATTCCAGAAACATCAAAGGATGAATTTATGCTAAAAACATTCTTTATCTCCTCCATGGATAAAAAGGAAGCGGCTGATCTGTTTTCATATCAACTACTAGAGCGGACCAAAAAAGTAGACATGCTTAAACAGAAGCTGAATGCTTTAACGGAGGAAGATCCTTCCACCCAATCGCTGCATTCAGCGCAATTTGGGCATTACTTAGTGCTGACAAGGGCAATTGAAAGAGAAAAAGGGTATGTTCACTGGCTCCAAAAGACCCTTGAGCTCATTAATTCATCCACTGTCTAA
- a CDS encoding nitric oxide synthase oxygenase, producing MSNQEALWNEAEAFVSLCYEELNKSNEEKAARLHEIKKEIESEGIYTHTPEELAHGAKMAWRNSNRCIGRLFWSTLHVHDCRHVKTEDEVKEALFHHIKYATNGGKIKPSITIFPPEQEGRKDVVIYNHQLVRYAGYETEYGIIGDEASLELTKLCEAYGWKGEGTHFDLLPLMFQLKGQPPVLYDLPKEIVQEVEITHPEYEGFHDLGLKWYAVPIIADMKLEIGGIHYNAAPFNGWYMGTEIGARNLADENRYNMLKKVASILGLDTTKNASLWKDKAIVELNVAVLHSYREAGVTIVDHHTAAHQFKQFEKQEEKADRKLTGDWTWLIPPVSPAATHIFHKHYDNTIVKPNYFYQEKPYHGTEKA from the coding sequence TTGAGTAACCAAGAAGCGTTGTGGAATGAAGCAGAAGCTTTTGTTTCTTTATGCTATGAAGAATTAAACAAATCAAATGAAGAGAAAGCAGCACGTCTGCATGAAATAAAAAAAGAAATAGAGTCTGAAGGTATATACACCCATACACCAGAAGAGCTAGCTCACGGGGCGAAAATGGCTTGGCGCAACAGCAACCGCTGCATTGGTCGTTTATTTTGGTCGACCCTGCATGTTCACGACTGCCGGCATGTGAAGACAGAGGATGAGGTGAAAGAGGCGCTCTTTCATCATATTAAGTATGCGACAAATGGCGGGAAAATCAAACCGTCCATCACGATCTTTCCGCCAGAGCAAGAGGGACGGAAGGATGTCGTCATTTATAATCATCAGCTTGTTCGTTATGCAGGCTATGAAACGGAATATGGCATCATCGGCGACGAGGCATCCCTTGAATTAACAAAGTTGTGTGAAGCCTATGGCTGGAAAGGGGAGGGGACGCATTTTGATCTTCTGCCGCTTATGTTTCAGCTAAAAGGTCAGCCGCCGGTTCTGTATGATCTTCCGAAAGAGATCGTCCAAGAAGTCGAGATTACCCATCCTGAATATGAAGGCTTTCATGATTTAGGGCTGAAATGGTACGCTGTTCCGATTATTGCGGATATGAAATTAGAGATTGGCGGTATACATTACAATGCAGCACCGTTCAATGGCTGGTATATGGGCACAGAAATTGGCGCACGTAATCTAGCCGATGAAAATCGCTACAATATGCTGAAAAAAGTCGCTTCGATTTTAGGACTGGACACGACAAAGAATGCGTCGCTTTGGAAGGACAAAGCCATTGTTGAGTTGAATGTGGCGGTTCTTCATTCTTACCGAGAAGCAGGGGTGACCATTGTTGATCACCATACAGCAGCACATCAATTCAAACAATTTGAAAAGCAGGAAGAAAAGGCTGACCGCAAGCTGACTGGGGACTGGACATGGCTGATTCCACCGGTATCACCAGCTGCTACCCACATCTTCCACAAGCATTACGACAATACCATTGTGAAGCCGAATTATTTTTATCAGGAAAAGCCCTATCATGGAACAGAAAAAGCCTAG
- a CDS encoding acylphosphatase, whose translation MVHYHAIVKGRVQGVGFRYFVQGEAVNRGMKGWVRNTDEGHVELKVEGEQQEVLDFLKTVRKGSPFSKVTDMQMEPLTELAHYKDFRIKG comes from the coding sequence TTGGTTCATTATCACGCCATTGTAAAAGGACGAGTGCAAGGGGTCGGATTTCGTTATTTTGTCCAAGGAGAAGCCGTCAATCGTGGGATGAAAGGCTGGGTACGCAACACAGATGAAGGTCATGTCGAGTTAAAGGTAGAAGGTGAGCAGCAGGAAGTGCTTGATTTCTTAAAGACCGTTCGAAAAGGAAGCCCTTTTTCAAAAGTCACAGATATGCAGATGGAGCCGCTCACCGAATTAGCTCATTATAAGGATTTTCGCATCAAAGGATGA
- a CDS encoding DUF6973 domain-containing protein gives MKKIMILSFALFCLVFIPTSVSAIESNEEEATNFLTKDEVIKIDFAELDQIRKKLDIKNKDNEYTEEEMNRFATQEIKSTLTNKTREFIMTTMKTGYSYIPGFSDLTEKEVELARQHPVEFVTYASTAKNASDETNKYFGKSQLWQGNGDAFRHTYWNAILVPNFGGTMKGPNHGYNRAKVWTTAHEQNSKGADREMDLYNNEQGRQLGVTKYYNTNTQFSKSIRTMVKQGSLVRIVKGQLTATNGVTGK, from the coding sequence ATGAAAAAAATTATGATACTTTCATTTGCACTATTTTGTTTAGTATTTATCCCCACTTCTGTATCTGCTATTGAAAGTAATGAGGAAGAAGCAACAAATTTTTTAACAAAAGATGAAGTTATCAAAATCGACTTTGCTGAACTGGATCAGATTAGAAAAAAATTAGATATAAAGAATAAAGACAATGAATATACTGAAGAAGAAATGAATAGATTTGCGACACAAGAAATAAAAAGTACCCTCACAAATAAAACAAGAGAATTTATAATGACTACGATGAAAACAGGTTATTCTTATATTCCTGGCTTTAGTGATTTAACAGAAAAAGAAGTTGAGTTAGCTAGGCAACACCCTGTAGAATTTGTTACTTACGCATCCACAGCAAAGAATGCAAGTGATGAAACAAATAAATATTTTGGGAAATCTCAACTTTGGCAAGGAAATGGAGATGCTTTTAGACACACATATTGGAATGCTATCTTGGTGCCTAATTTTGGAGGAACAATGAAAGGCCCAAATCATGGTTATAATAGAGCAAAAGTATGGACAACTGCTCATGAGCAAAACAGCAAAGGTGCTGATAGAGAAATGGATTTATATAATAATGAGCAAGGAAGACAATTAGGAGTTACAAAATATTACAATACCAATACCCAATTTAGCAAATCAATTAGAACTATGGTTAAGCAAGGTTCCTTGGTGAGAATTGTAAAAGGTCAATTAACTGCTACAAATGGAGTTACAGGTAAATAA
- a CDS encoding MOSC domain-containing protein, whose translation MGQKSYDIEGIQVGQPITTNANGKEIKTAINKRRIHEPVYLSKLNFEGDGQGDLVHHGGYDKAICVFPYDHYDYFEQFLGVSLQEAAFGENLTVHQLVETEVCIGDVFQLGEALVEVSQPRQPCVKLSLKHGNMKLVKEVQQTGYTGFYLRVLKEGMVSPDEPLVLVEKAFHQITVHEVNEVKYHQADPQRLKAVLEVDALADAVRNSLEKRIRHI comes from the coding sequence GTGGGACAGAAAAGCTACGACATAGAAGGGATTCAAGTAGGACAACCTATCACCACTAATGCAAATGGAAAAGAAATCAAAACAGCCATCAACAAAAGGCGTATTCATGAACCTGTGTATTTGAGCAAGCTCAATTTTGAGGGAGATGGCCAAGGTGATTTGGTTCATCACGGGGGCTATGATAAAGCGATCTGCGTCTTTCCATATGATCATTATGATTACTTTGAGCAATTTTTAGGTGTTTCGTTACAGGAGGCGGCCTTCGGCGAGAACTTGACAGTGCATCAACTTGTGGAGACAGAGGTGTGCATTGGAGATGTGTTTCAGCTTGGAGAAGCGCTTGTTGAGGTTAGTCAGCCAAGACAGCCATGTGTGAAGCTATCCCTTAAGCACGGCAACATGAAGCTTGTGAAGGAAGTGCAGCAAACTGGGTATACAGGCTTTTATTTGCGTGTGTTAAAAGAAGGAATGGTGTCGCCTGATGAACCTCTTGTGTTAGTAGAGAAAGCGTTCCATCAGATTACGGTTCATGAGGTCAACGAAGTAAAATACCATCAAGCAGATCCACAGAGGCTGAAAGCCGTTCTTGAAGTAGATGCCTTGGCAGATGCAGTGAGGAATTCTTTAGAAAAACGAATCCGGCATATTTAA
- a CDS encoding YflJ family protein — translation MHYGSKGWYVEELKKLGVTKHEGRKLQSLKTYFLANLLEQKKPSS, via the coding sequence ATGCATTATGGTAGCAAAGGCTGGTATGTCGAAGAATTAAAGAAGCTTGGTGTGACCAAGCATGAAGGAAGAAAGCTTCAAAGCTTAAAAACTTATTTCCTTGCAAATCTTCTTGAGCAAAAGAAACCAAGCTCATAA
- the map gene encoding type I methionyl aminopeptidase, with translation MIVKHDHELEALKKVGRIVALAREEMKSQAKPGMSTKELDLIGKKILEEHGANSAPEKEYDFPGTTCISVNDEVAHGIPSEKTILQEGDLINIDISAELDGYYSDTGISFVLGTGDARLKALCQCAEDAFLEGLKHAKAGKRQNQIGRAVYNTAKEQGFTVIKNLTGHGIGKSLHEAPNHILNYYDPFDNALFKNGTVIAFEPFISTNAESIYQADDGWTFKTPDKSLVAQIEHTIVITKDEPIILTKL, from the coding sequence GTGATTGTCAAACATGATCATGAGTTAGAAGCCTTAAAAAAAGTCGGCCGAATTGTCGCTTTGGCAAGAGAAGAAATGAAAAGCCAAGCGAAGCCAGGCATGTCTACAAAGGAATTAGATTTGATTGGGAAAAAAATATTAGAAGAGCATGGGGCCAATTCAGCGCCTGAAAAGGAATATGACTTTCCTGGTACCACTTGTATTAGCGTGAACGATGAAGTCGCACACGGTATTCCAAGTGAAAAAACCATTTTACAAGAGGGAGACCTCATTAATATTGATATCTCAGCAGAGCTTGATGGATATTATTCCGATACTGGAATTTCATTCGTACTAGGCACAGGTGATGCTCGGCTTAAAGCATTATGCCAGTGTGCGGAGGATGCATTCCTTGAAGGGTTAAAGCATGCAAAAGCCGGTAAAAGACAAAACCAAATTGGCCGTGCGGTTTACAATACCGCCAAAGAACAAGGTTTTACAGTGATTAAAAACCTGACAGGACACGGCATTGGGAAAAGTCTACACGAAGCACCAAACCATATTTTGAATTATTATGATCCATTCGATAATGCTTTGTTTAAGAATGGCACAGTCATTGCCTTTGAACCTTTTATTTCAACAAATGCTGAATCCATTTATCAGGCTGATGATGGCTGGACATTTAAAACGCCAGATAAAAGCCTGGTGGCACAGATTGAACATACCATTGTGATCACAAAAGATGAACCGATTATTTTAACAAAGCTGTAA
- the nagE gene encoding N-acetylglucosamine-specific PTS transporter subunit IIBC translates to MVFQFFQKLGKSFMLPIAVLPAAGIILAIGREDVFNIPFIHAAGNAIFANLALIFAIGIAIGISKDGNGAAALSGAISYFILSAGTTSINSTNNMGVLGGILCGLLAGYVYNQFKDTKLPEYLGFFSGRRLVPIMTALFTILLAAVFGYVWPPIQSVINDLGEWILSLGATGAGLFGFFNRLLIPLGLHHVLNNLFWFQFGDFNGATGDLARFFKGDPSAGVFMTGFFPVMMFGLPAACLAMIVTAKPEKRKATAGLMIGMALTSFITGITEPIEFSFMFLSPLLYGVHAILTGLSLFIVNTLGIHSGFAFSAGAIDYVLSFGIAQKPIMLLVVGVIYGVIYFVVFYFLIKLLKLKTPGREDDDIEDIPADAANTAGASMLVEGLGGKDNITTIDHCATRLRLTVEDTNLLNEGTLKKAGAKGVLTSGKTSVQIIIGTNVEFVADDLRKEVDRD, encoded by the coding sequence ATGGTGTTTCAGTTTTTTCAAAAGTTAGGAAAATCATTTATGCTTCCAATCGCTGTGCTTCCTGCAGCAGGTATTATTTTGGCCATTGGACGGGAGGATGTATTCAATATCCCGTTTATTCATGCGGCAGGGAATGCAATTTTTGCGAATTTGGCTTTGATTTTTGCAATAGGTATAGCGATCGGCATTTCAAAGGATGGTAACGGAGCAGCGGCGTTATCAGGGGCCATCTCTTATTTCATATTGTCAGCAGGTACAACGTCGATTAACTCGACCAACAATATGGGGGTATTGGGCGGTATTTTATGCGGGCTCTTAGCAGGTTACGTTTACAATCAATTTAAGGATACGAAACTGCCGGAATACTTAGGTTTCTTTAGCGGAAGACGGCTTGTGCCAATTATGACAGCACTTTTCACCATTCTATTAGCAGCCGTTTTCGGTTATGTATGGCCTCCGATTCAAAGTGTGATCAATGATTTAGGGGAATGGATTTTAAGTCTTGGTGCAACGGGTGCGGGGCTGTTTGGTTTCTTTAACCGATTGCTCATTCCACTAGGACTTCACCATGTGCTTAATAACTTATTCTGGTTTCAATTTGGGGACTTCAACGGGGCAACAGGGGACTTAGCGCGATTCTTTAAAGGAGATCCAAGTGCAGGCGTCTTTATGACCGGGTTCTTCCCAGTGATGATGTTTGGTCTGCCAGCGGCATGTCTAGCCATGATTGTAACAGCAAAGCCAGAAAAGAGAAAAGCAACAGCTGGTCTGATGATTGGAATGGCGCTAACGTCATTTATTACAGGGATCACAGAACCAATTGAATTTTCATTTATGTTTTTATCTCCACTTTTATATGGTGTCCATGCTATATTAACTGGTCTGTCACTCTTTATCGTGAACACCCTGGGGATTCATAGCGGCTTCGCCTTTTCAGCAGGTGCGATTGATTACGTCTTAAGCTTTGGCATTGCTCAAAAACCAATCATGCTGCTTGTGGTTGGGGTGATTTATGGCGTTATCTACTTTGTTGTCTTCTATTTCCTCATTAAACTGTTAAAGCTGAAAACACCGGGCAGAGAAGATGATGACATTGAAGATATCCCAGCAGATGCTGCAAATACTGCCGGAGCGAGTATGCTCGTAGAGGGGCTTGGCGGCAAAGACAATATCACCACCATTGATCATTGTGCCACCCGCCTTCGCTTAACAGTAGAGGATACAAATTTATTGAACGAAGGCACATTGAAAAAAGCAGGTGCTAAAGGGGTACTGACTTCAGGGAAAACATCCGTACAAATCATCATTGGAACGAATGTGGAATTTGTCGCAGATGATCTCCGCAAGGAAGTCGATCGAGATTAA